In Mauremys reevesii isolate NIE-2019 linkage group 8, ASM1616193v1, whole genome shotgun sequence, a single genomic region encodes these proteins:
- the DMRTB1 gene encoding doublesex- and mab-3-related transcription factor B1 has protein sequence MEAEVAVTAEKAALRTPKCSRCRNHGFVVPVKGHTGHCRWKLCPCDKCALITERQKIMAAQKAMQGQDPDAPPRETSAPEACTPVHGKGQKSPAVGPNTSEHSSCGAGCEGAKTSPAASSSRTRTRRPLPAPSSPLFGDFARPALPQECVVSPEYLEREPPKLYPGYSGMYPYHPFPMGFAINQPSCRGAPVSPGIPLQRGFRHVPSNHGPGSAAPLSMQDAGGDFQQGYYPTLPQFIPPGFLPGIHYIPPPLPLLAETPKEASAGTTDSRDSGVICECSQPSPREEASGDHAMYSKH, from the exons atGGAGGCCGAGGTGGCAGTGACGGCGGAGAAGGCAGCTCTGCGCACCCCCAAGTGCTCCCGCTGCCGGAACCACGGCTTTGTGGTGCCAGTGAAGGGCCATACAGGCCACTGCCGCTGGAAGCTCTGCCCGTGCGACAAGTGCGCGCTTATCACAGAGCGCCAGAAGATCATGGCGGCTCAGAAGGCGATGCAGGGGCAGGATCCGGATGCCCCACCCAGGGAGACATCTGCGCCTGAGGCCTGCACCCCGGTTCATGGTAAAGGTCAGAAGTCTCCTGCAGTTGGCCCCAACACCTCTGAACACAGCAGCTGTGGGGCCGGGTGTGAAGGAGCCAAgacctccccagcagccagcagcagcagaaccaggACCCGCAGACCACTacctgctcccagctccccactcttTGGGGACTTTG CCCGTCCTGCTTTGCCTCAAGAATGTGTTGTCAGCCCAGAATACCTGGAGAGAGAACCTCCAAAACTGTATCCTGGGTACTCTGGTATGTACCCATACCACCCATTCCCCATGGGCTTTGCCATCAATCAGCCAAGCTGCAGGGGAGCACCAGTGTCTCCAGGGATCCCTCTTCAAAGAGGTTTCAGACATGTCCCTAGCAACCATGGACCAGGGAGTGCTGCTCCTCTGTCA ATGCAAGATGCAGGTGGAGATTTCCAACAAGGTTACTACCCTACGCTTCCTCAGTTTATACCTCCGGGCTTTCTGCCAGGGATTCACTACATTCCACCACCTCTGCCACTTCTGGCTGAAACACCCAAGGAAGCATCTG CTGGCACCACTGATAGCCGGGATTCTGGGGTGATTTGTGAATGCAGCCAGCCATCTCCTCGGGAAGAAGCCAGTGGAGACCATGCCATGTATTCTAAACATTAA